CTTGTAGATTGGCAAAGCCCCATAATATATTTTCATCAGCACATTAATTGACTTTTCCACTACAACCCTCACCCATCAACTCGGAAATCATTCAACATAAGATTTCTAAAGGATAATGTAAATTCATGCATGAAATGTGATTCAAAATCACCAATGTAACATGCCCGCCCGCGCCCCCAGAATAAAGAAAAGAGAATTTTATTCAGGAAATAAAATTTGATTCATTGATCCACagaaaaagaaattgaaagtTCCATCATCAGGTGATAAATGGGAAATTTATTATAGGTTACAATCTCCACTGTGAAATAGTGAATCAACATGTCCATTGAAGTTTTTTTCAGCTGGAAGACCAAGAGCCAATTATAGGGACTTTGGGCTATCCAGATACATATTTCATGAGGAGCAAAAAAAAGTAAAAGATCTGGGTAAAAATTTCACATGAGATCTGTATTCTATACTAGGGCTGGATGCTTTCTTCAATTACCACTCCACAAGTGGACAACATTCTTCTGAAAAGAATTCAGAAAGAACAAGATGATAGGTATATCAAATTAGCCATTTGAATCAGATTTACCATACCTCCATCTCAAGATTCTTCTGTGCAGTAGCAAGGGATCTTGCAAGATCAGCATTTGCAGTCTGCAATGACATTTACCTTTAGAAGCAACTACATTAACACTAAATATTTGCATTTAATTCTATAAAGATATGTAAAGGATAAAGAAAGAATTACAGCCCAAATAAacttaaatgaccatatgaaACAGGTCAACATACCTCCAGTTTAGCCAAGCGAGCTAGGGCTTCCATTCTCGTATTATTATGTTTCCGCTTTTCCAAATCAACAGCCTCCATTGTTTCCATCATGGTTGTCTGAAGCTCTGAAGCCTAACACAGTAAAAAAAAGGTAAGATTATCTGATTAATTAGCACTTAAAAAATAAAGGATAGTCTGATAAAAGTCCAAATtctatcaaaataaaaaatcatgTTGCAAAATTTAAACCAAAAAAACAAGAGAATTGGCTTCAGCTGTAAGTAATAATAATTTGTGCTCAATGCTCCCGTGATGTAGGGCAtaggtgaaaattttagtttctcAGTCTCAATGAGTTATTGTTATGAAAGACAAGAATGAACTAGTGCTACTGCTTATGCTGCACCTTGCATATAAGGCTGATTCAGGGAGTTGGGTTGCAAGGACAAGGTCTATGCATACTCACTCAAAAAGTCATCAGCAAATCCATAACCTAAATCAACCTGTCCTCTAATCCTAACTTAATTTCAATacgatataaaattattaatctaACATGCTAGATCAAATAGGTCGCCACAGATACAAGTATTCAAGAAAAACAAAATTAAGCAGAACAAGTTTTCATGGCTCTTGGTCAAGCGCATAACAGAAGACAACAGATTCACAATTTTAACTTTTCCCAGTCAGAATGAAAAATGATTTctgttaaggaaaaataaatggaaaatcaAAATGACAAGACTGACTTAATAGAAAatctccaaaaaaaaaaagtcttaccTCCTGTGCTTGCTGTTTTGCTCGTTCTTCCAATATTTTCTCCAAGCTTTGTTTCTCTCCTTCTAATCTGGCAACCATATTCTCCTGCTCTTTGATGATCTCCACAGCTTTAGCTGCTGCTTTCTCAGCCAAAATCTTCTCTCTCATCTCCCTCTCTTGTTCATTGTCAGAATCAGATGTTGCCACTGAATCACTGTCTGAATCGGACCCTGCATCACTTGTTGAAGAACCTTTCTTCAAATCATCTGAGACAGAACTTCTAGATGCACTACCAGATCTATTCTTCCCCTTTACAGTACTTCTCAGTCTATCATAAACATTGCTCACTCCCTTCTTCACATCAGATGCCGTACCAAGACTCTCCGATACCGATGACATTTCCAAAGAATGACCCTTTCCCCCTCGTAAAATATTCTCTTCAGATATATCCTTAGATTCAGAAAGCCCCCCATTTCTCTCATATCCCTTATTGCTCTGTTTTTCCTTGAGATTAACAGCAATGTCCTTATGATCCACTTCTTCCCTATCCAAATTCTTCGCGTCACTCTGCAATTCAACACTGGAAGACCTTGCAGAAGATGTAGACTCTTCCTCATCACTCGGTTTCCCGTTTAACCTATTTCCCAATGCAACATCCAATCTCTTCTTAGACTTAACTCCTCCACTACTCTTCAGATTCATCTTCCCCTCTAGCACTGACAAATTTGAACCAGAACTCCCCTGCCTCCGACCTCCATCCTTCCTCAACCCTCGAATCGCAGATACCCCATTACTGCGATTCGAAGGAAATGAAGGAGAAGCCTGAGTTGGAGTACTAAGAAGCTCAGTCCAGTCACTATCAGTAAGGGTAGGCCTAGTTTTTGCAGAAGGTTTTGGGGCATTTGCAATCTCCTTATCTTCTCCATTGCTATTACTACTAACATTACTAACATCACTGACATTGTTAACGTTAGGATCAGTactcaattttccaaaatattcATGGCCATTACTATTGATCGTTTCATGAGTTGTTTTCTTTTTCAACTGGTCCTTCAACGACACCGTTCCACCAGCACCAGCACCAGCACCTACTCCTCCTCCCGTTTTTGTAGGTACATGAAATTTTTTATCCTCAGATCGCGATGGATTCTCGTTCTTCTTCAACGACTCCGCCGCTTGCTGATCGATCTGAGCCATCACGGCCACCAACAATTTAATCCCAATTAACCccaaattaaacaaaaataaaataaaataattcttcCAAAACAACACAGGAAATAAAAATTCCAAATCCAAAAAACAGAAAATGGAAAAAAATCAAAGGAAAATTGCCTGTTCAAAGAAGGTCTCAGCGACTTTGAGTTTCGAGGAGATCCAATTGGCCATTTTTTCCCTCTCACCTGTTTTGAAAGATCCGAAATCGTCACTGCTCGATACGCATATAGCGCATTTTAGCAAAAACTCTGTGAGAATGAGTTGCAGAGAAGGAATAGACGAAAGCAAGGACAGAGATGAAAGGTAGCGGGGTGAATGCTAACGTGACAGATACGCGCGATTTTTAACtgtggattattaagagaaacacACAGCTGATAGGATAGGAAGTGTTTTTGTCTGGTTGGGAGATTCCGGTTTGTCTGTGACGAA
Above is a genomic segment from Hevea brasiliensis isolate MT/VB/25A 57/8 chromosome 17, ASM3005281v1, whole genome shotgun sequence containing:
- the LOC110649518 gene encoding golgin candidate 2; its protein translation is MANWISSKLKVAETFFEQIDQQAAESLKKNENPSRSEDKKFHVPTKTGGGVGAGAGAGGTVSLKDQLKKKTTHETINSNGHEYFGKLSTDPNVNNVSDVSNVSSNSNGEDKEIANAPKPSAKTRPTLTDSDWTELLSTPTQASPSFPSNRSNGVSAIRGLRKDGGRRQGSSGSNLSVLEGKMNLKSSGGVKSKKRLDVALGNRLNGKPSDEEESTSSARSSSVELQSDAKNLDREEVDHKDIAVNLKEKQSNKGYERNGGLSESKDISEENILRGGKGHSLEMSSVSESLGTASDVKKGVSNVYDRLRSTVKGKNRSGSASRSSVSDDLKKGSSTSDAGSDSDSDSVATSDSDNEQEREMREKILAEKAAAKAVEIIKEQENMVARLEGEKQSLEKILEERAKQQAQEASELQTTMMETMEAVDLEKRKHNNTRMEALARLAKLETANADLARSLATAQKNLEMEINRVAELRQQVELKEVAHEELLSRKVSKTHQTGTYLNQAAASKGIEFERDILEAEYSFLTDKIGKLEDKAKKLEANVEMTRKDIEDPTEVEIELKRRLAQLTDHLIQKQAQVEALSSEKATLLFRIEAVSRLLDENRSIPRDVESGTWETPNSKLRPLLEDKIRSGSEHLGSLLQQLDAIFVAGAVFVRRNPTAKLWSLLYLVCLHFWVIYILFTHSQASNESRSGAVISLENINNTAAL